In Rhodamnia argentea isolate NSW1041297 chromosome 4, ASM2092103v1, whole genome shotgun sequence, the following proteins share a genomic window:
- the LOC115743512 gene encoding zinc finger protein 3, translated as MYPPMEAPHAKDPPCPSESSTVVPAPEPPPCPHTPLQNSKENKQELIYVEEEEEEEEEERTNQDRGQSSTKPTRPLDLNFSSGDSDRGFYPEPNLIHFLDMGRPETSPEGAAEAPSEAEPKVFSCNYCQRKFYSSQALGGHQNAHKRERTLAKRGQRLGATGLHVLGNPFYMDQHHHRHHYSSMSSLPLHGGGAYGNRSLGIQAHSMIHKPSHAPSFSASPIGNGVYGHHVWARPPVLGQQPVVGRLLSMDSSHHHHQANATGGSSSYPSSRVSVGRFDNIAPSMGILGNETGSSGCWGTTPGARLKANQEELQKLDLSLKLWN; from the coding sequence ATGTATCCTCCCATGGAAGCACCGCATGCTAAAGATCCACCATGCCCATCGGAGTCCTCCACTGTCGTGCCGGCGCCCGAGCCTCCTCCGTGCCCACACACTCCCCTCCAAAACTCCAAAGAAAACAAGCAAGAACTCATCTAtgtcgaagaagaagaggaggaggaggaagaagagaggacAAATCAAGATCGAGGCCAATCGTCAACTAAACCAACTCGGCCACTAGACCTAAACTTTTCAAGCGGCGACTCCGATCGCGGGTTCTACCCGGAACCGAACCTCATCCACTTCTTGGACATGGGCCGGCCTGAGACATCGCCGGAGGGAGCTGCTGAAGCTCCTTCCGAAGCGGAGCCTAAGGTCTTCTCGTGCAACTACTGCCAGAGAAAGTTCTACAGCTCACAAGCACTTGGAGGACACCAAAACGCGCACAAGAGAGAGCGGACTCTCGCGAAAAGAGGACAAAGGCTAGGCGCGACGGGTTTACATGTCCTGGGAAACCCTTTTTACATGGACCAGCACCATCACCGCCACCATTACTCGAGCAtgtcttctcttcctcttcacgGCGGCGGCGCCTATGGCAACCGCTCTCTTGGAATTCAGGCGCATTCCATGATCCACAAGCCTTCTCATGCACCTTCCTTCAGTGCCAGTCCTATTGGGAATGGTGTGTACGGGCACCATGTTTGGGCTAGGCCTCCAGTGTTGGGTCAACAGCCAGTAGTGGGAAGGTTGCTGTCCATGGACAGTagtcatcaccatcatcaagCAAATGCAACAGGAGGATCATCATCTTATCCGTCTTCAAGAGTTAGTGTAGGTAGATTCGATAATATCGCGCCTTCGATGGGTATTTTGGGAAACGAAACAGGTAGCAGCGGTTGCTGGGGGACGACGCCCGGTGCCCGGTTGAAAGCTAATCAGGAGGAGCTGCAGAAGCTCGACTTATCGCTCAAGCTCTGGAATTAG